The Fibrobacter sp. UWB5 genome has a window encoding:
- a CDS encoding ComEC/Rec2 family competence protein codes for MNRWIYMWVLICAVLWCAIFGVFWGALLSGCSYDSGWGGEPVPLRVTFLDVGQGLAVLLEHDGHFALYDTGPDSAGLSDSLAGRGIKALDWVLVSHFHRDHGGGFMEMGAAIESGRLKVGRLLVGLDTAVGFVSDSMFKVARRYKIPVDTLERGDTVYFAEGLRLECLWPVSYGRFGENRASVVLMGSMVGPQAGRESAFLLTGDLDTAGENRLMELSHELSADLLQVGHHGSAGSSGLQFLSRVAPKYAAIGVGKNNRYGHPKDEVVNKLRIVTGDTSAVYRTDLHGSFSFEMWPGVGLVVP; via the coding sequence ATGAACCGTTGGATTTACATGTGGGTGCTGATTTGCGCCGTGCTTTGGTGCGCGATTTTCGGCGTTTTTTGGGGCGCCTTGCTGTCGGGCTGCTCTTACGACAGCGGCTGGGGCGGGGAGCCGGTGCCACTGAGGGTTACATTCTTGGATGTGGGGCAGGGACTTGCCGTGCTGCTGGAGCACGACGGGCATTTTGCGCTGTACGATACCGGGCCCGACTCGGCGGGTCTCTCGGATTCGCTTGCCGGTCGTGGAATCAAGGCTCTTGACTGGGTGCTTGTCAGTCATTTTCACCGGGACCACGGCGGTGGGTTTATGGAAATGGGCGCTGCAATCGAGTCGGGGCGGCTCAAGGTCGGGCGCCTCTTGGTGGGGCTGGACACCGCGGTGGGCTTTGTGAGCGATAGTATGTTCAAGGTGGCGCGGCGGTACAAGATTCCGGTCGATACGCTTGAACGCGGCGACACGGTGTACTTTGCCGAGGGGCTAAGGCTCGAATGCCTGTGGCCTGTAAGCTACGGGCGCTTTGGCGAAAACCGGGCGAGTGTGGTCCTCATGGGCTCTATGGTCGGTCCGCAGGCGGGGCGTGAAAGCGCATTCTTGCTTACAGGCGACCTGGATACCGCGGGCGAAAACCGCCTGATGGAACTCTCGCACGAACTGTCGGCGGACTTGCTCCAAGTCGGGCATCATGGTTCTGCGGGCAGTAGCGGGCTCCAGTTTCTCTCGCGGGTGGCCCCCAAGTATGCGGCTATCGGAGTCGGTAAAAATAACCGCTACGGCCACCCCAAAGACGAGGTGGTAAACAAGCTCCGGATTGTCACGGGCGATACGTCGGCGGTGTACCGCACCGACTTGCACGGGAGTTTCAGTTTTGAAATGTGGCCCGGTGTCGGGCTTGTCGTTCCCTGA
- a CDS encoding acyl-[acyl-carrier-protein] thioesterase yields MMSEITELKFTVRFSDCDEYGRLKLSRLFQFMEEAAIADAERGGFGLWRMIKAGYTSAITRMKVRINHTPLMGEDLRVSTWIKEIYKDKVVLKDYAVVDSQGHALAEGTSSWILVNLKTGFAEPPSNSPYPFPIQLEKSAMPEMLSVLPMGEDPQLVYTERARNSDLDLNHHVNHCRYVEWILDCLSKEEIKERGIRSLQLNFVNQVPLGANVNIIRFKDTNHHAVFFGMNADMEKSPTTNRCHFQARVGFRE; encoded by the coding sequence ATGATGAGCGAAATCACAGAACTCAAATTCACCGTACGCTTTTCGGACTGCGACGAATACGGCAGACTCAAGCTTTCGCGCCTATTCCAGTTTATGGAAGAGGCCGCCATTGCTGACGCCGAGCGGGGTGGATTTGGCCTGTGGCGCATGATCAAGGCCGGCTACACCTCGGCCATTACGCGCATGAAGGTCCGCATCAATCACACTCCGCTCATGGGCGAAGACCTTCGCGTTTCCACCTGGATCAAGGAAATCTACAAAGACAAGGTAGTCCTCAAGGACTATGCCGTTGTCGATAGCCAAGGCCACGCCCTGGCCGAAGGCACGTCTTCTTGGATTCTCGTGAACCTGAAGACCGGCTTTGCAGAGCCCCCGTCAAATAGCCCGTACCCCTTCCCCATCCAGCTTGAAAAGAGCGCCATGCCCGAGATGCTCTCGGTTTTGCCTATGGGCGAAGACCCGCAATTAGTTTATACGGAACGTGCCCGCAATAGCGATTTGGACTTGAACCACCACGTGAACCATTGCCGCTATGTGGAATGGATTCTCGATTGCCTGAGCAAAGAAGAAATCAAGGAACGCGGCATCCGCTCGCTGCAGCTGAACTTTGTGAACCAGGTGCCGCTCGGCGCGAACGTGAACATCATCCGCTTTAAAGATACGAACCACCACGCCGTATTCTTCGGCATGAACGCCGACATGGAAAAGAGCCCGACCACGAACCGCTGCCACTTTCAGGCCCGCGTGGGGTTCAGGGAATAA
- the aroA gene encoding 3-phosphoshikimate 1-carboxyvinyltransferase, with product MDTPFIRPSHIQIPALKSYNGELRVPGSKSITNRVLLISALAEGTTRLHNLLKSDDTRYMGEALKALGVKAEMTDDFTEAVIEGNGAPIDAPSVLMENDNYVAGLYLGNAGTAMRSLCAALALGRGVFHLSGEERMKERPIRDLVDALRSLGADIDYMETEGFPPVCINAHGLKGGSVSVRGNISSQYLTALLICAPYAESPLHIHVEGDLISAPYILLTLDVMKQFGIEVKHADLKEFYVPKGVYKTPGDYMVEGDASSASYPLAAAAIAGGKVRVLGVGSDCRQGDIAFVDVLKKMGANITMGPDWTECTGVGGKLKSLGEFNAIEIPDAAMTVAVLALFADAPMTITGIASWRVKETDRIAAMAAELRKVGAEVRETTDSITITPPEHLQPATIETYNDHRMAMCFSLVALGGVPIKIMDPACINKTYPRYFEDFLRIAQ from the coding sequence ATGGATACACCCTTTATTCGCCCCAGTCATATTCAGATTCCTGCTTTGAAGTCTTATAACGGTGAACTTCGCGTGCCGGGTTCCAAAAGTATTACCAACCGAGTGCTTTTGATTTCGGCCCTTGCTGAAGGGACCACCCGCTTGCACAACTTGTTGAAAAGCGATGATACCCGCTATATGGGCGAGGCTTTAAAGGCGCTCGGTGTCAAGGCCGAAATGACCGATGACTTTACCGAAGCCGTCATCGAAGGCAACGGGGCTCCTATCGATGCTCCGTCGGTCCTGATGGAAAACGACAACTACGTGGCAGGTCTTTATCTGGGTAATGCGGGCACGGCCATGCGCTCCCTGTGTGCGGCCTTGGCTCTTGGTCGCGGCGTGTTCCACCTGAGCGGTGAAGAACGCATGAAGGAACGCCCGATTCGCGACTTGGTCGATGCTCTTAGATCGCTTGGCGCCGACATCGACTACATGGAAACTGAGGGTTTCCCGCCGGTATGCATTAACGCTCACGGTTTGAAGGGTGGCTCGGTGTCTGTTCGCGGAAACATTTCGAGCCAGTACCTCACGGCGCTTTTGATTTGTGCCCCGTATGCAGAATCTCCGCTCCACATTCATGTGGAAGGCGATTTGATTTCTGCTCCGTACATTTTGCTGACGCTTGATGTCATGAAACAGTTCGGTATCGAAGTCAAGCATGCCGATCTCAAGGAATTTTATGTGCCCAAGGGCGTGTACAAGACTCCGGGCGACTACATGGTCGAAGGCGATGCCAGTTCGGCCAGCTATCCGCTAGCCGCCGCTGCCATTGCGGGCGGCAAGGTGCGTGTGCTTGGCGTGGGTAGCGATTGCCGTCAGGGCGATATCGCTTTTGTCGACGTGCTCAAGAAGATGGGCGCCAACATTACCATGGGCCCCGATTGGACCGAATGCACGGGCGTGGGCGGCAAGCTCAAGAGCCTGGGTGAATTCAACGCCATCGAGATTCCCGATGCGGCCATGACGGTTGCAGTACTCGCCCTGTTTGCCGACGCCCCCATGACCATTACGGGCATTGCCAGCTGGCGTGTCAAGGAAACGGACCGCATTGCGGCCATGGCGGCTGAACTACGCAAGGTGGGCGCCGAAGTCCGCGAAACGACGGATTCCATTACGATTACGCCTCCGGAACACTTGCAGCCCGCCACAATCGAAACCTACAACGACCACCGCATGGCCATGTGCTTCAGCTTGGTCGCCTTGGGCGGTGTTCCGATCAAGATTATGGATCCGGCTTGCATTAACAAGACGTATCCGCGCTACTTTGAAGACTTTTTGAGAATTGCCCAATAG
- a CDS encoding extracellular solute-binding protein yields the protein MFKRICSIALFVSLALGGVTAHAMPELKAMPTPPDTLVLWVMDQDINAGAALQKLMKKYTRQSGTPVKIRFVDWGVAFAELNKVLVTEAGPGTDFPDVLQLGSSWVPYFAKAGMINPVTELLDAVDTSRFYPEAMKSGHIGRDTLVYSIPWFLDIRGFFANERIWLELGLHDSEIETYPQFFGVLRAISEAKVTNRQDVEVVPFEFGVKDDWTGYQQMSPFLWNYGGDFVAEVDGGYRSALADPLTLVGLCFYLKLLRDHDVSPYNLKENSAQSADRFVRSEQLMIFGTSELIRKIEFDTEMGGLRDSPLAKDGLITVTGPKGPYGNFSFVGGSHLTLPKNSNPIKHAKARDLFLFMLRADNIDFYSRQCGFIPPDKSLIRIWMQDPRYNHLIDGLENHGRSCQNIPEWSEIEMTVNGMVSAIAAALLKQDSSVNEEIARLVFDTHQKINGILGYKDPETESAVKRRILAALETPVEETKYEKGFGSVSGQSEFSLRLIVVISLGAVAVVLLLVFSIRRFRKR from the coding sequence ATGTTCAAGCGTATTTGTAGCATAGCCTTGTTCGTAAGTCTCGCCCTGGGCGGGGTGACCGCACATGCTATGCCGGAACTGAAGGCCATGCCGACACCTCCCGATACGCTTGTGCTTTGGGTGATGGACCAGGATATCAATGCTGGCGCCGCTCTCCAGAAACTCATGAAAAAGTACACGCGCCAAAGCGGAACTCCGGTCAAGATCCGATTCGTGGATTGGGGAGTCGCCTTCGCCGAACTCAACAAGGTCTTGGTAACCGAAGCTGGCCCGGGGACCGATTTTCCGGATGTGTTGCAGTTGGGCTCGAGCTGGGTGCCGTATTTTGCCAAGGCGGGCATGATTAACCCTGTCACAGAATTGTTAGACGCTGTCGATACAAGTCGCTTTTATCCGGAGGCCATGAAATCTGGCCATATCGGTCGCGATACTCTGGTGTACTCGATTCCGTGGTTCCTCGACATTCGTGGATTCTTCGCGAACGAACGCATTTGGTTGGAACTGGGACTGCATGATTCCGAAATCGAAACTTACCCGCAGTTCTTTGGCGTGCTCCGGGCCATTTCGGAAGCCAAGGTGACTAACCGGCAAGATGTTGAGGTGGTGCCGTTTGAATTTGGCGTGAAGGACGACTGGACGGGCTATCAGCAGATGTCTCCGTTCCTCTGGAATTACGGCGGTGACTTCGTTGCAGAAGTCGATGGCGGTTACCGCAGTGCCCTGGCTGACCCTTTGACGCTGGTGGGACTTTGTTTTTATTTGAAATTGTTGCGCGACCATGACGTATCGCCGTACAACCTCAAGGAAAATTCGGCCCAGAGTGCAGACCGCTTTGTGCGTTCCGAACAGTTGATGATTTTTGGTACGTCCGAATTGATCCGCAAAATTGAATTCGACACGGAAATGGGCGGCTTGAGAGATAGCCCGCTCGCCAAAGACGGCTTGATTACGGTGACCGGTCCCAAGGGCCCGTACGGCAATTTCTCGTTTGTGGGCGGAAGCCATTTGACGCTCCCGAAGAACAGCAACCCGATCAAGCATGCAAAGGCCCGCGACTTGTTCCTGTTCATGCTCCGTGCAGACAATATCGATTTCTATTCTAGACAGTGCGGCTTCATTCCGCCCGACAAGAGCTTGATTCGAATCTGGATGCAGGATCCTCGCTACAATCATTTGATTGACGGACTTGAAAATCATGGCCGTAGCTGTCAGAACATTCCGGAATGGAGTGAAATCGAAATGACGGTGAACGGCATGGTGTCTGCCATTGCGGCGGCCTTGCTCAAGCAAGATTCTTCCGTGAATGAAGAAATTGCACGTCTCGTGTTCGATACGCACCAGAAAATCAATGGCATTTTGGGGTACAAAGACCCCGAAACGGAATCCGCTGTAAAGCGCCGTATTCTTGCGGCTTTGGAAACCCCGGTCGAAGAAACCAAGTACGAAAAGGGTTTCGGTTCGGTCAGCGGACAGTCTGAATTTAGCTTGCGGCTTATTGTGGTGATCTCTTTGGGAGCTGTTGCGGTCGTGCTATTGTTGGTGTTCTCTATTCGTCGTTTCCGCAAGCGCTAA